One Roseomonas gilardii subsp. gilardii genomic region harbors:
- a CDS encoding NADPH-dependent oxidoreductase, which translates to MTESAAALRARYGAAVPAAAIPWNPALDLLLSHRSVRAYRPDPLPEGTLEALVAAAQSAATSSNMQAWSVVAVTDPDSKRRLAAVAGGQRHVEQCPLLLVFLADLSRHARLAERTGRPLEGLPFLETFLVAALDAGLAAQNAVVAAESLGLGTVYIGALRNDVEAVAEELGLPPGAVAVFGLCVGHAAPDGGAVKPRLPQAAVLHHGRYDPEADMLALPGYDAALEAFSRGQERSPYTWTQRAMARWGTLRAMAGRDRLREALERLGFPLR; encoded by the coding sequence ATGACCGAATCCGCTGCCGCCCTGCGCGCCCGCTATGGCGCGGCTGTTCCCGCCGCCGCCATTCCCTGGAATCCCGCGCTGGACCTGCTGCTGTCGCATCGCTCGGTGCGTGCCTACCGGCCCGACCCGCTGCCGGAGGGCACGCTGGAGGCGCTGGTCGCGGCGGCGCAGTCGGCGGCCACCTCCTCCAACATGCAGGCCTGGTCGGTGGTCGCCGTCACCGATCCGGACAGCAAGCGGCGGCTCGCGGCGGTGGCGGGCGGGCAGCGGCATGTCGAGCAGTGCCCGCTCCTCCTCGTCTTCCTGGCGGACCTGTCGCGCCATGCCCGGCTGGCGGAGCGGACGGGCCGGCCCCTGGAAGGGCTGCCTTTCCTGGAGACCTTCCTCGTCGCCGCGCTGGATGCCGGACTCGCGGCGCAGAACGCCGTGGTCGCGGCGGAATCGCTGGGGCTTGGCACGGTCTATATCGGTGCCCTGCGCAACGATGTGGAGGCGGTGGCGGAGGAGCTCGGCCTGCCGCCCGGCGCCGTGGCGGTCTTCGGCCTCTGCGTCGGCCATGCCGCGCCGGATGGCGGGGCGGTGAAGCCGCGCCTGCCGCAGGCGGCGGTCCTGCACCATGGGCGCTACGACCCGGAGGCCGACATGCTCGCCCTGCCCGGCTATGACGCGGCGCTGGAAGCGTTCAGCCGGGGGCAGGAGCGCAGCCCCTATACCTGGACGCAGCGGGCCATGGCGCGCTGGGGCACGCTGCGCGCCATGGCGGGGCGGGACCGGCTGCGGGAAGCGCTGGAGCGGCTGGGCTTCCCGCTGCGCTGA
- a CDS encoding ABC transporter ATP-binding protein — translation MTAPLLDVRDLTVRFDTWEGTVHAVTGVTYALQPGETLGIVGESGSGKSVHVLSMLGLIPRPPGRIAAGSALFEGRDLLRMSEAELQELRGGRIGMIFQDPMTSLNPVLTVGYQICESLRRHLKLSRGAALKRAVELLDLVGIPDPQKRVEQYPHQFSGGMRQRAMIAIGIACEPRLLIADEATTALDVTVQAQVLDLMRDLKRKLGMAMIWITHDMGVVAGLADNVQVMYGGRIMERGPARAVFHDTRSAYTWGLLRSLPEEEAVPVPDPAPAAKRKRLYQIPGSPPDMYRPPAGDPFAPRNPLATERCLTEVPPLVQAPEGEPGHLVAAWYDLRAARAAGAGEVVA, via the coding sequence ATGACGGCGCCGCTGCTCGATGTCCGGGACCTGACGGTCCGCTTCGACACCTGGGAGGGCACGGTGCATGCCGTGACCGGCGTGACCTATGCGCTCCAGCCCGGCGAGACGCTGGGCATCGTGGGCGAGTCCGGCTCGGGCAAGAGCGTGCACGTCCTGTCCATGCTCGGGCTGATCCCCAGGCCGCCGGGACGCATCGCCGCCGGCAGCGCGCTCTTCGAGGGGCGCGACCTGCTGCGGATGAGCGAGGCGGAATTGCAGGAACTGCGCGGTGGCAGGATCGGCATGATCTTCCAGGATCCGATGACCTCGCTGAACCCGGTCCTCACCGTCGGCTACCAGATCTGCGAATCCCTGCGTCGCCACCTGAAGCTCTCGCGCGGCGCGGCACTGAAGCGGGCGGTGGAGCTGCTGGACCTGGTCGGCATCCCCGACCCGCAGAAGCGCGTGGAGCAGTACCCGCACCAGTTCTCCGGCGGCATGCGCCAGCGCGCGATGATCGCCATCGGCATCGCCTGCGAACCCAGGCTGCTGATCGCCGACGAGGCCACCACCGCGCTCGACGTGACGGTGCAGGCCCAGGTGCTGGACCTGATGCGCGACCTCAAGCGCAAGCTGGGCATGGCGATGATCTGGATCACCCATGACATGGGCGTGGTCGCCGGCCTCGCCGACAATGTGCAGGTCATGTATGGCGGCCGCATCATGGAACGCGGCCCCGCCCGCGCTGTCTTCCACGACACGCGCAGCGCCTATACCTGGGGCCTGCTGCGCTCCCTGCCGGAGGAGGAGGCCGTTCCGGTCCCGGACCCGGCACCGGCCGCGAAGCGCAAGCGCCTCTACCAGATCCCGGGATCGCCGCCCGACATGTACCGCCCGCCGGCGGGCGATCCCTTCGCCCCGCGCAACCCGCTGGCCACCGAGCGCTGCCTGACCGAGGTGCCGCCGCTGGTGCAGGCGCCGGAAGGCGAGCCCGGCCATCTCGTCGCCGCCTGGTACGACCTGCGCGCCGCGCGTGCGGCAGGGGCGGGCGAGGTGGTGGCATGA
- a CDS encoding OsmC family protein: MAGRLHRYRIAVTWTGDRGRGTAGYRAYERAHLIEAPGKPPIKGSSDPAFRGDPACWNPEELLLASLSACHKLQYLHLCAEAGVVVTAYRDEAEAEMAEEGRGGRFIGATLRPQVVIRAGCDVERARTLHHEAHAHCFIASSVNFPVACEPVIREA; encoded by the coding sequence ATGGCGGGACGCCTGCACCGGTACCGGATCGCCGTGACCTGGACGGGCGACCGTGGCCGGGGGACCGCGGGCTACCGCGCCTATGAGCGCGCCCATCTCATCGAGGCCCCCGGCAAGCCGCCCATCAAGGGCTCCTCCGACCCGGCCTTCCGCGGCGACCCCGCCTGCTGGAACCCGGAGGAACTGCTGCTCGCCTCGCTCTCGGCCTGCCACAAGCTGCAATACCTGCATCTCTGCGCCGAGGCCGGGGTGGTGGTGACCGCCTATCGCGACGAGGCCGAGGCGGAGATGGCCGAGGAGGGCAGGGGCGGCCGCTTCATCGGCGCGACCCTCCGGCCCCAGGTGGTGATCCGCGCCGGCTGCGACGTGGAGCGGGCCCGGACCCTGCACCACGAGGCGCATGCGCATTGCTTCATCGCCAGTTCGGTCAACTTCCCGGTGGCCTGCGAACCGGTGATCCGGGAAGCCTGA
- a CDS encoding NADP-dependent malic enzyme, with the protein MDEDFRKAALDYHRLPRPGKLSIEPTKRMATQRDLGLAYSPGVAAACEEIAANPETAYDYTTRGNMVAVITNGTAVLGLGAIGALASKPVMEGKAVLFKKFAGIDSVDIEVEERDPQKFIEAVSVLEPSFGAINLEDIKAPECFEIERELRARMKIPVFHDDQHGTAIIVAAAVRNGLLLQGKDISQAKIVASGAGAAALACLDLLVAMGAKRENITVCDIEGVVYEGRTALMDPYKARYARQTNARKLPDVLAGADVFLGLSAPRVLKAEWLPSMGEKPLILALANPEPEILPEAARAVRPDAIVATGRSDYPNQVNNVLCFPFIFRGALDAGATTINEEMKVAAVEAIARLARIEASEVVAAAYGGQAPVFGPDYIIPKPFDPRLILEIAPAVAKAAAESGVATRPVADLADYRRKLERHVFRSGDLMRPVFEAARKAPQRVAYAEGEDERTLRAVQTVLDEGIAEPVLVGRREVIAAKVRAMGLRMDLEKSVTILDPVADTDLFGPLTEIYTRRAGRRGIPPDAAALNVRTRPTVAAALLLEAGKVDAAIVGGTGEWMRHWHQVNDIIGKDPQVGRAYALTGVITQAGNLFFVDTHLLVEPTAEQVAEMTLLAAEQVHAFGRRPRAALLSHSSFGASQAPSAKKMRDALKLIRAKAPDLMVDGEMHADAALIPAIRDRAVCDSRLEGAANLLVFPNLDSANIAYNLVKAATDGLQIGPMLLGMRKPVHVLVPSVTARGIVNLTALVVAKEVQAQDHL; encoded by the coding sequence ATGGACGAGGATTTCCGCAAAGCCGCGCTCGATTACCACCGGCTCCCGCGTCCGGGAAAGCTGAGCATCGAGCCGACGAAGCGCATGGCCACCCAGCGCGATCTCGGACTGGCCTATTCGCCCGGCGTCGCCGCCGCCTGCGAGGAGATCGCGGCGAACCCCGAAACGGCCTACGACTACACCACCCGCGGCAACATGGTGGCGGTGATCACCAATGGCACGGCCGTGCTCGGCCTCGGCGCCATCGGGGCGCTGGCCTCCAAGCCGGTGATGGAGGGCAAGGCTGTCCTCTTCAAGAAGTTCGCCGGCATCGACAGCGTCGATATCGAGGTCGAGGAGCGCGACCCGCAGAAGTTCATCGAGGCGGTCTCGGTGCTGGAGCCTTCCTTCGGCGCCATCAACCTCGAGGACATCAAGGCCCCCGAGTGCTTCGAGATCGAGCGCGAGCTGCGCGCCCGCATGAAGATCCCGGTCTTCCACGACGACCAGCACGGCACCGCCATCATCGTCGCCGCCGCCGTGCGCAACGGGCTGCTGCTGCAGGGCAAGGACATCTCCCAGGCGAAGATCGTGGCCTCCGGCGCGGGCGCGGCGGCGCTCGCCTGCCTCGACCTGCTGGTGGCGATGGGGGCGAAGCGCGAGAACATCACCGTCTGCGACATCGAGGGCGTGGTCTATGAGGGCCGCACGGCCCTGATGGACCCCTACAAGGCGCGCTATGCCCGCCAGACCAACGCGCGCAAGCTGCCGGACGTGCTGGCCGGGGCCGATGTCTTCCTGGGCCTTTCCGCCCCGCGCGTGCTGAAGGCCGAATGGCTGCCGAGCATGGGCGAGAAGCCGCTGATCCTGGCGCTCGCCAATCCGGAGCCGGAGATCCTGCCCGAGGCGGCCCGCGCCGTGCGGCCGGATGCGATCGTGGCCACCGGGCGCTCGGACTACCCGAACCAGGTCAACAACGTCCTCTGCTTCCCCTTCATCTTCCGCGGGGCGCTGGATGCCGGCGCCACCACGATCAACGAGGAGATGAAGGTCGCGGCGGTGGAGGCCATCGCCCGCCTCGCCCGCATCGAGGCCAGCGAGGTGGTGGCCGCCGCCTATGGCGGGCAGGCGCCGGTCTTCGGGCCGGACTATATCATCCCCAAGCCCTTCGACCCGCGCCTGATCCTGGAGATCGCCCCGGCCGTGGCCAAGGCGGCCGCCGAGAGCGGCGTCGCCACCCGCCCGGTGGCCGACCTCGCCGATTACCGCCGCAAGCTGGAGCGCCATGTCTTCCGCTCCGGCGACCTGATGCGCCCGGTCTTCGAGGCCGCGCGCAAGGCGCCGCAGCGCGTCGCCTATGCCGAGGGCGAGGACGAGCGCACCCTGCGCGCGGTGCAGACCGTGCTGGACGAGGGGATCGCCGAGCCGGTGCTGGTCGGCCGGCGTGAGGTGATCGCCGCCAAGGTCCGGGCGATGGGCCTGCGCATGGACCTGGAGAAGAGCGTCACCATCCTGGACCCGGTGGCGGATACCGATCTCTTCGGGCCGCTCACCGAGATCTATACCCGCCGGGCCGGGCGGCGCGGCATCCCGCCCGATGCCGCCGCGCTGAACGTCCGCACCCGTCCCACCGTGGCGGCGGCGCTGCTGCTGGAGGCGGGCAAGGTGGACGCGGCCATCGTCGGCGGCACCGGCGAGTGGATGCGCCACTGGCACCAGGTGAACGACATCATCGGCAAGGACCCGCAGGTCGGCCGCGCCTATGCCCTGACCGGCGTCATCACCCAGGCGGGCAACCTGTTCTTCGTGGACACGCATCTGCTGGTGGAGCCCACGGCGGAGCAGGTGGCGGAGATGACCCTCCTCGCCGCGGAGCAGGTGCATGCCTTCGGGCGCAGGCCGCGTGCGGCGCTGCTGTCGCATTCCTCCTTCGGCGCCTCGCAGGCCCCCTCGGCCAAGAAGATGCGGGACGCGCTGAAGCTGATCCGTGCCAAGGCGCCGGACCTGATGGTGGATGGCGAGATGCATGCCGATGCCGCGCTGATCCCCGCGATCCGCGACCGCGCGGTCTGCGACAGCCGGCTGGAGGGCGCGGCGAACCTGCTGGTCTTCCCGAACCTCGATTCCGCCAACATCGCCTACAACCTGGTGAAGGCGGCGACCGATGGGCTGCAGATCGGGCCCATGCTGCTCGGCATGCGCAAGCCGGTGCATGTGCTGGTGCCCTCCGTCACCGCCCGTGGCATCGTCAACCTGACGGCGCTGGTGGTGGCCAAGGAGGTCCAGGCGCAGGACCACCTCTGA
- a CDS encoding VWA domain-containing protein, which yields MQGEMFLAVRGLGGIAVSLAYYRGFGEFAATPYLTDGAELARRMSGLSCLGGRTQLLRLLHHALAEGGRERLAAMVFVGDALEEAADPICHAAGMLGARKTPVFLFQEGRDPAVEGVFRQVARLSGGAWAPFDSSSPRALAELLRAVAVYAAGGHAALSRLPGVAAQALARQIPAPSGS from the coding sequence GTGCAGGGGGAGATGTTCCTGGCGGTGCGCGGCCTCGGCGGCATCGCGGTCTCGCTGGCCTATTACCGGGGTTTCGGGGAGTTCGCCGCCACGCCCTATCTGACCGACGGCGCGGAGCTGGCGCGGCGCATGTCCGGCCTCTCCTGCCTCGGCGGCCGCACCCAGTTGCTGCGCCTGCTGCACCATGCCCTGGCGGAAGGCGGGCGGGAACGCCTCGCCGCCATGGTGTTCGTCGGCGATGCGCTGGAGGAGGCGGCGGACCCGATCTGCCACGCCGCCGGGATGCTGGGGGCACGGAAGACCCCCGTCTTCCTGTTCCAGGAGGGCCGCGACCCGGCCGTGGAGGGGGTGTTCCGGCAGGTAGCGCGGCTTTCCGGCGGCGCCTGGGCCCCGTTCGATTCGTCCTCCCCGCGCGCCCTGGCGGAGCTGCTGCGCGCCGTGGCGGTCTATGCGGCAGGCGGCCATGCCGCGCTGTCGCGCCTGCCCGGGGTGGCGGCGCAGGCCCTCGCCCGGCAGATCCCCGCCCCGTCCGGAAGCTGA
- the galU gene encoding UTP--glucose-1-phosphate uridylyltransferase GalU, which produces MNKPLRKAVLPVAGLGTRFLPATKALAKEMLPVVDKPLIQYAVEEAREAGIEQFCFVTGRGKTAIVEHFDVAYELERTLEERSKTELLEMLRHQSLPPGSITTVRQQIPMGLGHAIWCARAFIGDEPFAILLPDDLMLCETSCTKQLADAYQETGGNVVAIEEVPMSRVKNYGVLDVAEDKGKLVSVKGLVEKPAPEDAPSNLTIIGRYVLMPEVVQYLSRMERGAGGEVQLTDAMAKLIPDQPFHGLRYEGRRFDCGDKGGFLEAQIAFALKRPDLADKVREFLPKYCG; this is translated from the coding sequence GTGAACAAGCCTCTTCGCAAGGCTGTCCTGCCCGTCGCGGGCCTGGGCACGCGCTTCCTGCCCGCCACCAAGGCGCTGGCCAAGGAGATGCTGCCGGTCGTTGACAAGCCCCTGATCCAGTATGCGGTGGAGGAAGCCCGGGAAGCGGGCATCGAGCAGTTCTGCTTCGTGACCGGCCGCGGCAAGACGGCGATCGTGGAGCATTTCGACGTCGCCTACGAGCTGGAGCGCACACTGGAGGAGCGCTCCAAGACCGAGCTGCTGGAAATGCTGCGGCACCAGTCCCTGCCGCCGGGCAGCATCACCACGGTGCGCCAGCAGATCCCGATGGGCCTGGGCCATGCCATCTGGTGTGCCCGCGCCTTCATCGGCGACGAGCCCTTCGCCATCCTGCTGCCCGACGACCTGATGCTCTGCGAGACCTCCTGCACCAAGCAGCTCGCCGATGCCTATCAGGAGACCGGCGGCAATGTGGTGGCGATCGAGGAAGTCCCCATGTCGCGCGTCAAGAACTACGGCGTGCTCGACGTGGCCGAGGACAAGGGCAAGCTGGTCTCCGTGAAGGGGCTGGTGGAGAAGCCCGCGCCGGAGGATGCGCCCTCGAACCTGACCATCATCGGCCGCTATGTGCTGATGCCGGAAGTGGTGCAGTACCTCTCCCGCATGGAGCGCGGCGCAGGCGGGGAGGTGCAGCTCACCGACGCCATGGCCAAGCTGATCCCCGACCAGCCCTTCCACGGGCTGCGCTACGAGGGCCGCCGTTTCGACTGCGGCGACAAGGGCGGCTTCCTGGAGGCGCAGATCGCCTTCGCCCTGAAGCGGCCGGACCTGGCGGACAAGGTGCGCGAGTTCCTGCCCAAGTACTGCGGCTGA
- a CDS encoding Gfo/Idh/MocA family protein: MPARQVKGRKVRYAVVGGGWISQAAFMPGVGQTKNSEMTALVTGDPVKADRLAARYGLKSYHYDDYAKLLASDGIDAIYLALPNDQHERFAVPALEAGIHVLLEKPMAVSTAQCEAINTAAKASGAKLLIAYRLHFEPGTLEAIRRVRSGEFGEIRSFVSNFSQIVSPSNHRARHGYWAGPVTDMGPYPLNAVRNLFGTEPVEVSAMGIRTPGSGMDLDDTVAVTLRFPEERLAQFTVSYTGGSSATYRVTGSKGDLYVENAYGFGPGVSPKHTATVDGKTSTREFPVVDQFAGETDYFSDCILNDRDPEPGGEEGLLDVRVLEAIERALETGQPQTLPPARRSRPIDPDQGREFPLAETPELIDAKEPGGD; encoded by the coding sequence ATGCCCGCACGTCAGGTGAAGGGGCGCAAGGTACGCTACGCCGTGGTGGGCGGCGGCTGGATTTCGCAGGCCGCCTTCATGCCGGGCGTCGGCCAGACGAAGAACTCCGAGATGACCGCCCTGGTGACCGGCGATCCCGTGAAGGCGGACAGGCTCGCGGCGCGCTACGGGCTGAAGAGCTACCACTACGACGATTACGCGAAGCTCCTGGCCTCGGACGGGATCGACGCGATCTACCTCGCCCTGCCCAACGACCAGCACGAGAGATTCGCCGTGCCCGCGCTGGAGGCCGGCATCCATGTGCTGCTGGAAAAGCCGATGGCGGTGAGCACCGCGCAGTGCGAGGCGATCAACACGGCGGCGAAAGCCTCGGGCGCCAAGCTGCTGATCGCCTACCGCCTGCATTTCGAGCCGGGAACGCTGGAGGCGATCCGCCGCGTCCGCTCCGGCGAGTTCGGCGAGATCCGCTCCTTCGTCTCGAATTTCAGCCAGATCGTCAGCCCCTCCAACCACCGCGCCAGGCATGGCTACTGGGCCGGGCCGGTGACGGATATGGGGCCCTATCCGCTGAACGCCGTGCGCAACCTCTTCGGCACGGAACCGGTCGAGGTCTCGGCCATGGGCATCCGCACGCCGGGCTCGGGCATGGACCTGGACGACACGGTGGCGGTGACGCTGCGCTTCCCGGAGGAGCGGCTGGCGCAGTTCACCGTCAGCTACACCGGCGGCAGCAGCGCCACCTACCGCGTCACCGGCAGCAAGGGCGACCTCTATGTCGAGAACGCCTATGGCTTCGGCCCCGGCGTCTCGCCGAAACACACCGCCACCGTGGACGGAAAGACCAGCACGCGCGAATTCCCCGTGGTGGACCAGTTCGCCGGCGAGACGGACTACTTCTCCGACTGCATCCTGAACGACCGCGATCCGGAGCCCGGCGGCGAGGAGGGCCTCCTCGACGTGCGGGTGCTGGAGGCGATCGAGCGGGCGCTGGAAACCGGCCAGCCGCAGACCCTGCCGCCCGCCCGGCGCAGCCGCCCGATCGACCCGGACCAGGGCCGCGAATTCCCGCTGGCCGAGACGCCGGAGCTGATCGACGCCAAGGAGCCGGGCGGGGACTGA
- a CDS encoding ABC transporter ATP-binding protein: MDNGTTREPLLRVEGLTRHYVSKSLFGKVTHTVRAVDGISFDLQPGETLGLVGESGSGKSTTGRLVLRLEEPTAGRVFFEGEEITRLRKQSLRRVRQRLQVVFQDPYASLNPRMRVGDSVGEPLTNHGAVHGRREQREKVAELFRLVGLDPRFMDRFPHQFSGGQRQRIGIARAIALRPRLIVADEPITALDVSIQAQIVNLFMDLQEEMGMAYLFIAHDLGMVRHLCHRVAVMLRGRIVELGTTAQVFGDPRHPYTKALLSAAPIPDPDRERSRQRLFYEPKPAAPDAALREVSQGHYVLA; this comes from the coding sequence ATGGACAACGGGACCACGCGCGAACCGCTGCTGCGCGTCGAGGGGCTGACCCGGCACTATGTGAGCAAGAGCCTCTTCGGCAAGGTGACGCATACGGTGCGCGCCGTGGACGGGATCTCCTTCGACCTCCAGCCGGGCGAGACGCTGGGCCTCGTCGGCGAATCCGGTTCCGGCAAGAGCACCACCGGCCGGCTGGTGCTGCGGCTGGAGGAACCCACCGCCGGGCGCGTCTTCTTCGAGGGCGAGGAGATCACCCGCCTGCGCAAGCAGAGCCTGCGCCGCGTGCGGCAACGGTTGCAGGTGGTGTTCCAGGACCCCTATGCCTCGCTGAACCCGCGCATGCGTGTGGGCGACAGCGTGGGCGAGCCGCTGACCAACCACGGCGCCGTCCATGGACGCAGGGAGCAGCGCGAGAAGGTCGCCGAACTGTTCCGCCTCGTCGGCCTCGACCCGCGCTTCATGGACCGCTTCCCGCACCAGTTCTCCGGCGGCCAGCGGCAGCGCATCGGCATCGCCCGCGCCATCGCCCTGCGCCCCAGGCTGATCGTGGCGGACGAGCCGATCACCGCGCTCGACGTCTCGATCCAGGCACAGATCGTGAACCTGTTCATGGACCTGCAGGAGGAGATGGGCATGGCCTATCTCTTCATCGCGCACGACCTGGGCATGGTGCGCCACCTCTGCCACCGCGTCGCGGTGATGCTGCGCGGCCGCATCGTGGAGCTCGGCACCACGGCGCAGGTCTTCGGCGATCCGCGGCACCCCTATACCAAGGCACTGCTCTCCGCCGCGCCGATCCCGGACCCGGATCGCGAGCGGTCCCGGCAGCGCCTCTTCTACGAGCCGAAGCCCGCCGCACCGGACGCGGCGCTGCGGGAAGTCTCGCAGGGGCATTACGTGCTCGCCTGA
- a CDS encoding alpha-hydroxy acid oxidase — translation MSFAAPPIPPGIVCAADYEAEARQRMEAAAWAYLSGGSADELTLRWNREGFDRLRLRGRVLADMAGANTRLDLLGASLEHPVLVAPMAFHRLAHQGGEAATALGAAAVGAGMVVSTQSSIPVEEIAAQYAAGGGRTPLWFQLYLQHDRGFTRALIQRAEAAGCSALVLTVDAPVSIRNREARAGFALPPGLEAVHLRGLPPAPPNRAGMAESAVFRGMLDAAPTWRDLEWLRASTRLPILLKGVTDPEDALRAAGEGMAGIILSNHGGRALDTLPATIDLLPPMAERLGGRLPILLDGGIRRGTDIVKALALGAKAVLVGRPVLHALAVGGPVGVAHLLKILRTELEAAMALTGCRDLASIGPEVIWRG, via the coding sequence TTGAGCTTCGCCGCCCCGCCCATCCCGCCCGGCATCGTCTGCGCCGCCGATTACGAAGCCGAGGCACGCCAGCGCATGGAGGCAGCCGCCTGGGCCTATCTCTCCGGCGGCAGCGCGGATGAGCTGACGCTCCGCTGGAACCGCGAGGGTTTCGACCGGCTCCGGCTGCGCGGGCGGGTGCTCGCCGACATGGCGGGCGCCAACACGCGGCTGGACCTCCTCGGCGCATCGCTGGAACACCCGGTCCTGGTGGCGCCGATGGCCTTCCACCGCCTGGCCCATCAGGGTGGCGAGGCCGCGACCGCGCTGGGCGCGGCGGCGGTCGGGGCGGGCATGGTGGTCAGCACCCAGTCCAGCATCCCGGTCGAGGAGATCGCCGCACAGTATGCGGCGGGCGGCGGGCGGACGCCGCTCTGGTTCCAGCTCTATCTGCAGCACGACCGTGGCTTCACCCGTGCCCTGATCCAGCGCGCCGAGGCGGCCGGCTGTTCCGCGCTGGTGCTGACGGTGGATGCGCCGGTCAGCATCCGCAACCGCGAGGCCCGGGCCGGCTTCGCCCTGCCGCCGGGGTTGGAGGCGGTGCATCTGCGCGGCCTGCCCCCTGCTCCACCGAACCGGGCGGGCATGGCGGAAAGCGCGGTCTTCCGCGGGATGCTCGATGCCGCGCCGACATGGCGGGACCTGGAATGGCTGCGCGCCAGCACGCGCCTGCCGATCCTGCTGAAAGGCGTGACCGATCCGGAGGATGCGCTGCGCGCCGCCGGGGAAGGCATGGCCGGAATCATCCTGAGCAACCATGGCGGCAGGGCGCTGGACACGCTGCCGGCCACGATCGACCTGCTGCCCCCGATGGCGGAGCGGCTCGGCGGGCGGCTGCCGATCCTGCTCGATGGCGGCATCCGGCGCGGCACGGATATCGTGAAGGCGCTGGCCCTGGGCGCGAAGGCGGTGCTGGTCGGGCGGCCGGTGCTGCACGCGCTGGCCGTGGGCGGGCCGGTGGGCGTGGCGCATCTGCTGAAGATCCTGCGCACGGAGCTGGAGGCCGCGATGGCGTTGACCGGCTGCCGCGACCTCGCCTCGATCGGACCGGAGGTGATCTGGAGGGGTTGA
- the lipB gene encoding lipoyl(octanoyl) transferase LipB: MTVISPERLSTLPGNGPEAGGGAPEGPLWTVVEGRTPYPEALAAMEAQAAAIRAGTAGEAVWLVEHPPTYTAGTSATAEGLVDARFPVFKAGRGGQWTYHGPGQRTAYVMLDLTRPHGGIVARDVRAYVHGLEEWIIRALDRFNVKGERREGRVGIWVADPATRQESKIAAIGVRVTRWVSWHGIALNVEPDLSHFGGIVPCGISEHGVTSLHALGIPATMEEADSALRGAWAEVFG; this comes from the coding sequence ATGACAGTGATTTCGCCCGAACGCCTTTCCACCCTCCCCGGGAACGGCCCGGAGGCCGGAGGGGGAGCCCCGGAAGGGCCCCTCTGGACGGTGGTGGAAGGGCGCACGCCCTATCCCGAGGCGCTGGCCGCCATGGAGGCGCAGGCCGCAGCCATCCGCGCCGGCACGGCCGGAGAGGCCGTCTGGCTGGTGGAGCATCCGCCCACCTACACCGCCGGGACCTCCGCCACCGCGGAGGGGCTGGTGGATGCGCGATTCCCCGTCTTCAAGGCCGGGCGGGGCGGGCAATGGACCTATCACGGCCCCGGCCAGCGCACCGCCTATGTCATGCTCGACCTGACCAGGCCGCATGGCGGCATCGTGGCGCGGGACGTGCGGGCCTATGTCCACGGGCTGGAGGAATGGATCATCCGCGCCCTGGACCGCTTCAACGTGAAGGGCGAGCGGCGCGAGGGGCGGGTCGGCATCTGGGTCGCCGATCCGGCGACGAGGCAGGAAAGCAAGATCGCCGCCATCGGCGTGCGGGTGACGCGCTGGGTGAGCTGGCACGGGATCGCGCTGAACGTGGAGCCGGACCTGTCGCATTTCGGCGGCATCGTCCCCTGCGGCATCAGCGAGCACGGCGTCACCAGCCTGCACGCCCTGGGCATCCCCGCGACCATGGAGGAGGCCGACTCGGCCCTGCGCGGCGCCTGGGCCGAGGTCTTCGGCTGA